In Stanieria sp. NIES-3757, the DNA window CTATTTTGATGATAAGCACCAGTTTCAATATCTAACCAACCAGCACCAGCAGCTATTTGTCCTGGTTGAACGCCTGGTAAAGTAAAGGTAATAGTATGACCAGTAATAATTAATTTATCGTTGAAGTAGGGTTCATGGCTGCCGTGAAATTCTTCTCTGATCCAACAAAATTGTTCGGAATTTTGTTCATCTAAAGAAAGTCTGGGACAAACTCCTGCATGGACTAACCAAATGTCTCCGAGATCGAGATAAAGGGGTAAAGTTTTGATCCAATCAATATGGTCTTGAGGGATTTTGCTATCGTAACTGGTTACAGTAGCATGACCGCCACTATATAACCATCCTTGATAAAATTCAATCGAAACTTGTCCACTCCCAACCACATCTAGTAACATTTCTTCATGATTTCCCCTTAAACATTGATATTGGTTGCGGATCACAAAATCGACAACATCGGCACTTTTTGGCCCTCTATCGATTAAATCTCCCAAAAAGTAAACTCGATCATCACTATTTGGGGCAATTGCATCTAATAAAGCGATTAAGGCATCATAGTGACCGTGTACATCTCCTATTATGATTCGGCGTTGATTGGTCATATTAATTTTTTACTACCTAAAATATCAATAACTACCTTGAACTTTGCAGACTTTTAGTGATAAGACTAAACTATTAAGCTGTTAACTTAGAGTTCCCAATTTTTTTGGGATTATTAGGCAAGATTTAGAATATTTTTTACTGATTTCAACTACATCATATTATATAAAGAATAATTAAATAAGGATTGACATTCCACTCAATTAGATACCTATAAAATTAACTGGTGAGAAGTAGAGGTTTAATTTGTCTACAGCAGCTAAGATTAAAATCTTAAAGCAGCCAACTAATTCATCCTGGCTAGAACTCGCGATCTCGGCTACGCCGAGGCGCGGAGCGATCGCGAATTTAGATACAATTCTACTCGATCATTCTCATTGTGAAAGAAAAGCAGCAGGAGTAGCAATCAATATGATGTTTCGCTATCCTTCTTTTCATAAACTAGTTCGTCAATTAACTGCGATCGCAAAAGAAGAATTAGAGCATTTTGAGCAGGTAAATCAGTGGTTAGATCGCCGAGGAATTCCTTTAGCACCTTTAAACTCTCCTCCCTATGGTGCAAAGTTGAAAGCGCAAATTCGCCATCAAGAACCAGATCGTTTATTAGATTGTTTATTAGTTTCGGCTTTAATTGAAGCTCGTTCTCACGAAAGGTTAGGATTATTGGGAGAATACTGTCCCGAACCAGAATTAGCTAAATTTTATCGGAGTTTGATGGCATCGGAAGCTCGTCACTATGGGATTTATTGGTTGTTAGCTAATGAATATTGTGAAGCAAAAGCAGTCGAACAACGTTTAGATGAGTTATCGACTATTGAAAGTGATATTTTAGCCAATTTATATCCAGAACCAAGGATACACAGCTAAGACAGTTATCAGTGACCACTGACCAGTTATCAGCTATCAATTAGCTTTTGGCTTTTGAATTTTAGCTAACGGCTAATAGCTAATAGCTTTTATTGAGATTGGGAACAAAAATCAATTATTGGCTCATCTGTATTTCTCAGTTAGGTTGAAACTGGCAATTATTAAATTTATCAAAGCCATGAAGAAATATTATGAAGAATTTTTAATTAGACATTGGCAAAAAGAAGACCGAGAACCAGCAGCAGCAGTCATTAGGCAAGTTTTGACCGAATATGGTTTACCTTGGCAACCTGATCAAGCGGATAGAGATGTGATTGAAATCGAAACTGCTTATTTAGAAAGGGGTGGAGAGTTTTGGGTAGTAGAACAAACCAATCAAATAGTTGGTACTGGAGCTTATTATCCCATTACTAGAGGTGAGCGAGCCGTAGAAATTCGCAAAATGTATCTATTACCTTCGGTAAGAAAAAAAGGATTAGGCAAGTATTTATTACAAGAGTTGGAAAAAGCGATCGTCCTGGCTAATTTTAAAGAAATTTGGTTAGAGACGGCTTCAGTTTTGCAAGAAGCAGTAAACTTGTATGAAAAAAGTGGTTATCAACCCGCAACGGGAGTAGAAACCGCTCGATGCGATCGGGTTTATGTCAAAAGATTAAATAATTTAAAAGATTAAATTATAACTAAAGCAAACTTAACCCCTGGATACAAACAGGCTGACTAAAATTGCTACTGTAAAATATACTATCATTGCACGATACAACTCTAAAAAATCATGACGAGCTACCAAAAAAAATCTACTGTCCGCGAGTTCAAAACTTTATTAGTATGGGCAGCTATTTTTTGGCTGATAGAAATTTTAGATTTTTTTGTATTTCGCGGAAAATTGGATAAATTTGGCATCCAACCTCACAACATTATTGGTTTACGAGGTATTTTGTTCGCTCCTTTTCTTCATGGAGGTTTTAGCCATTTAATAGCTAATACTATCCCTTTTCTGACCTTGGGATGGTTAACCATGCTTCAAGAAACGAGTGATTTTTATATCGTTTCGATCGCGACAATGTTAATAGGAGGATTAGGAGTATGGTTGTTTGGCGCACCAGGTTCAATTCATATCGGTGCTAGTCTCTTAATCTATGGTTATTTAGGCTTTTTATTGCTACGTGGTTATTTCCAAAAGAACTTGCCATCAATTGTGTTATCAATCATTGTTTTCTTCCTCTATGGCGGTTTGTTATGGGGTGTTTTACCTTCTAGAATGGGAATTTCTTGGCAAGGACATTTATTTGGTTTTGTTGGTGGCGCGATCGCAGCTTGGTTAATTGCTAAAGAAAAGAAATATTATGAATAATAATTAATCTAGTGTTTCTCACTTTTATAATGGACAAGAAATACCTGTTTTTTGTTAATTGTTTATAGTTAATAATTGACATTTACATTTATCTTTTGACTTTACCCTATCGGTTTTACATATTTTCCTAGAGTCAATCTACTATAAATTTTAATTTGATTTATAGCTTTCTTAACCGTGAGAGGTTAAGTTTCAAGAACTTAAATCAATAATATTTTTTACTTAAATGGCTTATCATCCTTCTCCTCGTCAAATTCTTAAAACTTTATTTCCTCACCTCAAAGTAGCTGCTGGTTATGCTAACCAAATTCAATCCAAAATTAAAGCTTTACCTGCTAAAGGATTAGGAAACAATTTTTTTTCTGCTGCTTTAACCGATGCAGATCTTTCGATTCAAACCTTAGTTGAAGTCGCCTTGTTGGGAACTTTTCCTGAGCTTCGTTTTCATGGAGAAGAATACGAACAATCTCGTAATACTAAATATTTTCGAGCCACAGATTTAGGTTTGCCAGGAGATTATTTAATTACTCTCGATCCGATAGATGGTACTAAATTTTATCTGGACGGACATAATAACTATCAAATTATTTTAAGTATTCTTAATACTGATGATTTTGAAGCAGTAATTGCTATTTCTCCTGCTCAAAATACTTATTATTATGCTTTACGGGGTGAAGGTACTTATCAAGGCAATCTCGATCAAGATTTAGAAGCTTGTATACCTTTAAAAATTAATAATCCCAAACCTGCTATTTTATTGGGATGGGGAATGAGTTTTCTCAAGCCAGCATTAACAGAAAAATATCAAGTTCTTGAAGTGGAAAATGATTACTCTACTGAAGTAAAAATTCCGAATGTGAATGGAATTTTAGCTAATGAAATAACAGGAGTAGCAATTAGAAGAGGTAAATTTATTGATGGTGGTGCTTTATCATTTTTAGCTAAGGAAGCTGGTTGTATTGTAACTACTTTAGATGGTTCTTCTTTACCTCCTTTACATAATTGTCAAGACTATAGTTTACCTGGATTATTAATGGCTACTTCAGAAGCAGTGCATCAGGATTTACTCGAAGCAAGTCAACAATCAATTAGAAGTTAAAATAATTTTTTGT includes these proteins:
- a CDS encoding inositol monophosphatase, which codes for MAYHPSPRQILKTLFPHLKVAAGYANQIQSKIKALPAKGLGNNFFSAALTDADLSIQTLVEVALLGTFPELRFHGEEYEQSRNTKYFRATDLGLPGDYLITLDPIDGTKFYLDGHNNYQIILSILNTDDFEAVIAISPAQNTYYYALRGEGTYQGNLDQDLEACIPLKINNPKPAILLGWGMSFLKPALTEKYQVLEVENDYSTEVKIPNVNGILANEITGVAIRRGKFIDGGALSFLAKEAGCIVTTLDGSSLPPLHNCQDYSLPGLLMATSEAVHQDLLEASQQSIRS
- a CDS encoding putative peptidase, which gives rise to MTSYQKKSTVREFKTLLVWAAIFWLIEILDFFVFRGKLDKFGIQPHNIIGLRGILFAPFLHGGFSHLIANTIPFLTLGWLTMLQETSDFYIVSIATMLIGGLGVWLFGAPGSIHIGASLLIYGYLGFLLLRGYFQKNLPSIVLSIIVFFLYGGLLWGVLPSRMGISWQGHLFGFVGGAIAAWLIAKEKKYYE
- a CDS encoding bis(5'nucleosyl)-tetraphosphatase, ApaH codes for the protein MTNQRRIIIGDVHGHYDALIALLDAIAPNSDDRVYFLGDLIDRGPKSADVVDFVIRNQYQCLRGNHEEMLLDVVGSGQVSIEFYQGWLYSGGHATVTSYDSKIPQDHIDWIKTLPLYLDLGDIWLVHAGVCPRLSLDEQNSEQFCWIREEFHGSHEPYFNDKLIITGHTITFTLPGVQPGQIAAGAGWLDIETGAYHQNSGWLTALDIDSGKVYQINTQNGCLRTMPLKRAIANVDPTQITPRKVRRRA
- a CDS encoding GCN5-related N-acetyltransferase, translated to MKKYYEEFLIRHWQKEDREPAAAVIRQVLTEYGLPWQPDQADRDVIEIETAYLERGGEFWVVEQTNQIVGTGAYYPITRGERAVEIRKMYLLPSVRKKGLGKYLLQELEKAIVLANFKEIWLETASVLQEAVNLYEKSGYQPATGVETARCDRVYVKRLNNLKD
- a CDS encoding tRNA--hydroxylase codes for the protein MSTAAKIKILKQPTNSSWLELAISATPRRGAIANLDTILLDHSHCERKAAGVAINMMFRYPSFHKLVRQLTAIAKEELEHFEQVNQWLDRRGIPLAPLNSPPYGAKLKAQIRHQEPDRLLDCLLVSALIEARSHERLGLLGEYCPEPELAKFYRSLMASEARHYGIYWLLANEYCEAKAVEQRLDELSTIESDILANLYPEPRIHS